In a genomic window of Myotis daubentonii chromosome X, mMyoDau2.1, whole genome shotgun sequence:
- the DKC1 gene encoding H/ACA ribonucleoprotein complex subunit DKC1 isoform X2 produces the protein MADMEVTLPKKHKKKKESKSLPEEDVAEIQHVGEFLIKPESKVAQLDTSQWPLLLKNFDKLNIRTTHYTPLPCGSNPLKREIGDYIRTGFINLDKPSNPSSHEVVAWIRRILRVEKTGHSGTLDPKVTGCLIVCIERATRLVKSQQSAGKEYVGIVRLHNAIEGGTQLARALETLTGALFQRPPLIAAVKRQLRVRTIYESKMVEYDPERRLGIFWVSCEAGTYIRTLCVHLGLLLGVGGQMQELRRIRSGVMSEKDHMVTMHDVLDAQWLYDNHKDESYLRRVVYPLEKLLTSHKRLVMKDSAVNAICYGAKIMLPGVLRYEDGIEVNQEIVVITTKGEAICIAIALMTTAVISTCDHGIVAKIKRVIMERDTYPRKWGLGPKASQKKLMIKQGLLDKHGKATASTPTTWTQEYVDYSDAVKTEAVASPVKATKRSRESESDETSPEPESPEPVREKEKEKEKKKKKKEKKTKAAAEGAGEAADGDSDTTKKKKKKKKIKMEVVSD, from the exons ATGGCGGATATGGAAG TTACTTTGCCCAAgaagcataaaaagaaaaaagaatccaagtcATTACCAGAAGAAGATGTTGCA GAAATCCAACACGTTGGAGAATTTCTCATCAAACCTGAATCCAAAGTGGCTCAGTTGGACACATCTCAGTGGCCTCTGTTGCTAAAG AATTTTGATAAGCTAAATATAAGGACGACACACTATACGCCTCTTCCTTGTGGTTCAAATCCTCTGAAGCGGGAGATTGGTGATTATATCAG GACAGGGTTCATTAATCTTGACAAGCCCTCTAACCCCTCTTCCCACGAGGTGGTAGCCTGGATCCGACGAATACTTCGGGTGGAGAAGACAGGACACAGTGGTACTCTGGATCCCAAGGTGACCGGCTGTTTAATCGTGTGCATAGAACGAGCCACTCGCTTGGTAAAATCGCAACAGAGTGCAG GCAAAGAGTATGTGGGAATTGTCCGGCTGCACAATGCTATTGAAGGGGGGACTCAGCTTGCTAGG GCCCTTGAAACTCTGACAGGCGCCTTATTCCAGCGCCCCCCACTTATTGCTGCAGTAAAGAGGCAACTCCGAGTGCGGACCATCTACGAGAGCAAAATGGTTGAGTATGATCCTGAAAGAAGATTAG GAATCTTTTGGGTGAGTTGTGAGGCCGGCACCTACATTCGGACGCTGTGCGTACACCTTGGTTTGTTACTGGGAGTTGGCGGTCAGATGCAGGAACTTCGGCGGATTCGTTCTGGAGTCATGAGCGAGAAG GACCACATGGTGACAATGCATGACGTGCTCGATGCCCAGTGGCTGTACGATAACCACAAAGATGAGAGTTACCTGCGGCGAGTTGTTTACCCTCTGGAAAAGCTGTTGACATCTCATAAACGGCTGGTTATGAAAGACAGCGCA GTGAACGCAATCTGCTATGGGGCCAAGATCATGCTTCCAGGTGTGCTGCGATATGAGGACGGCATTGAAGTCAACCAGGAGATCGTGGTCATCACCACCAAAGGGGAAGCTATTTGCATAG CTATTGCATTAATGACCACAGCAGTGATCTCTACCTGCGACCATGGGATAGTAGCCAAGATCAAGAGAGTGATCATGGAAAGAGACACTTACCCTCGGAAGTGGGGTTTAGGTCCAAAG GCCAGTCAGAAGAAGCTGATGATCAAGCAGGGCCTTCTGGACAAGCACGGCAAGGCCACAGCCAGCACACCCACCACCTGGACACAGGAGTATGTTGACTACAG TGATGCcgtgaagacagaggcagttgCTTCACCAGTAAAGGCCACAAAG CGGAGTCGAGAGAGTGAAAGTGATGAGACTTCGCCAGAGCCAGAGTCTCCAGAGCCGgtcagggagaaggagaaggagaaggagaagaaaaagaagaagaaggagaagaagaccAAAGCCGCTGCAGAGGGTGCCGGCGAGGCAGCCGATGGG gacAGTGATACcaccaaaaagaagaagaagaaaaagaaaatcaaaatggaaGTCGTTTCTGACTAG
- the DKC1 gene encoding H/ACA ribonucleoprotein complex subunit DKC1 isoform X1, translated as MADMEAVTLPKKHKKKKESKSLPEEDVAEIQHVGEFLIKPESKVAQLDTSQWPLLLKNFDKLNIRTTHYTPLPCGSNPLKREIGDYIRTGFINLDKPSNPSSHEVVAWIRRILRVEKTGHSGTLDPKVTGCLIVCIERATRLVKSQQSAGKEYVGIVRLHNAIEGGTQLARALETLTGALFQRPPLIAAVKRQLRVRTIYESKMVEYDPERRLGIFWVSCEAGTYIRTLCVHLGLLLGVGGQMQELRRIRSGVMSEKDHMVTMHDVLDAQWLYDNHKDESYLRRVVYPLEKLLTSHKRLVMKDSAVNAICYGAKIMLPGVLRYEDGIEVNQEIVVITTKGEAICIAIALMTTAVISTCDHGIVAKIKRVIMERDTYPRKWGLGPKASQKKLMIKQGLLDKHGKATASTPTTWTQEYVDYSDAVKTEAVASPVKATKRSRESESDETSPEPESPEPVREKEKEKEKKKKKKEKKTKAAAEGAGEAADGDSDTTKKKKKKKKIKMEVVSD; from the exons ATGGCGGATATGGAAG cagTTACTTTGCCCAAgaagcataaaaagaaaaaagaatccaagtcATTACCAGAAGAAGATGTTGCA GAAATCCAACACGTTGGAGAATTTCTCATCAAACCTGAATCCAAAGTGGCTCAGTTGGACACATCTCAGTGGCCTCTGTTGCTAAAG AATTTTGATAAGCTAAATATAAGGACGACACACTATACGCCTCTTCCTTGTGGTTCAAATCCTCTGAAGCGGGAGATTGGTGATTATATCAG GACAGGGTTCATTAATCTTGACAAGCCCTCTAACCCCTCTTCCCACGAGGTGGTAGCCTGGATCCGACGAATACTTCGGGTGGAGAAGACAGGACACAGTGGTACTCTGGATCCCAAGGTGACCGGCTGTTTAATCGTGTGCATAGAACGAGCCACTCGCTTGGTAAAATCGCAACAGAGTGCAG GCAAAGAGTATGTGGGAATTGTCCGGCTGCACAATGCTATTGAAGGGGGGACTCAGCTTGCTAGG GCCCTTGAAACTCTGACAGGCGCCTTATTCCAGCGCCCCCCACTTATTGCTGCAGTAAAGAGGCAACTCCGAGTGCGGACCATCTACGAGAGCAAAATGGTTGAGTATGATCCTGAAAGAAGATTAG GAATCTTTTGGGTGAGTTGTGAGGCCGGCACCTACATTCGGACGCTGTGCGTACACCTTGGTTTGTTACTGGGAGTTGGCGGTCAGATGCAGGAACTTCGGCGGATTCGTTCTGGAGTCATGAGCGAGAAG GACCACATGGTGACAATGCATGACGTGCTCGATGCCCAGTGGCTGTACGATAACCACAAAGATGAGAGTTACCTGCGGCGAGTTGTTTACCCTCTGGAAAAGCTGTTGACATCTCATAAACGGCTGGTTATGAAAGACAGCGCA GTGAACGCAATCTGCTATGGGGCCAAGATCATGCTTCCAGGTGTGCTGCGATATGAGGACGGCATTGAAGTCAACCAGGAGATCGTGGTCATCACCACCAAAGGGGAAGCTATTTGCATAG CTATTGCATTAATGACCACAGCAGTGATCTCTACCTGCGACCATGGGATAGTAGCCAAGATCAAGAGAGTGATCATGGAAAGAGACACTTACCCTCGGAAGTGGGGTTTAGGTCCAAAG GCCAGTCAGAAGAAGCTGATGATCAAGCAGGGCCTTCTGGACAAGCACGGCAAGGCCACAGCCAGCACACCCACCACCTGGACACAGGAGTATGTTGACTACAG TGATGCcgtgaagacagaggcagttgCTTCACCAGTAAAGGCCACAAAG CGGAGTCGAGAGAGTGAAAGTGATGAGACTTCGCCAGAGCCAGAGTCTCCAGAGCCGgtcagggagaaggagaaggagaaggagaagaaaaagaagaagaaggagaagaagaccAAAGCCGCTGCAGAGGGTGCCGGCGAGGCAGCCGATGGG gacAGTGATACcaccaaaaagaagaagaagaaaaagaaaatcaaaatggaaGTCGTTTCTGACTAG